The following nucleotide sequence is from Burkholderia gladioli.
ACCGGCCTTCATCGCCTTGACCGTCATCGGGATGTCGCCATAGGCGGTCATGAAGATGATCGGCATGTGCGGGCCGCCGTCGTCCATCAGGGTGCGCTGGAAGGCCAGGCCGCTCTGCCCCTTCAGGCGAACGTCGAGCACCAGGCAGGCCGGGCCGCCGTGGCGCGGCGCGGCGACGAACTCCTCGATCGAGCCGTAGGCGCGCACCTCCAGGTCGATCGAGCGCAGCAGGCCGGCCAGCGCGCCGCGCACCAGCTCGTCGTCGTCGACGACGTAGACGATGCGGGCATCGCGGCGCAAGGCGGGATCGCTTTCGGGGGGACGGGAATAGGACATCGTGGTCAGGGCATGGCCCGTGAAGGCGGCCGCCGCGCGGGCGGCCTGGGTTCGGGGGCGCCGCCGCGGCGGCAGGCGACGGGACGGCCGATGCGGCAGGCCCGGCCAATCGAGCGCGGCGTATCGATCGTGTCGGTTACGTCGCTCACATCGATCGCGTCGATCGAGCGGCGCGGCCGGCGGTTCATGGCGCGAGCAGCGGCAGCGCGAAGCTGGCGCGGGTGCCGGCCTCGGCGCGCCGCGTCAGCGTCAGCGAGCCGCCATGCGCCTCGACGATCGAGTGCGAGATCGCGAGACCCATGCCCATGCCGTTGTCCTTGGTGGTGAACAGCGGTTCGAGCAGGCGGCCGGCGATGCCGGGATCGATGCCGCAGCCGTGGTCGTCGACGCTCACGCGCGCCCAGCCGCCCGGCTCCTCGTCGCAGGACAGCACCAGCCGGCGATCGCCCGCCGCCTGCCCGGCCATCGCCTCGGCGCCGTTGGTCAGCAGGTTGATCACCACCTGCTGGAGCTGGATCCGGTCGCCCTGCACCTGCACGCCGGCCTCCAGCCCGCGCAGCTCGAGCGCCACCTCCAGCGCATCGAGCTGCCCCGCCACCAGGGTGGCGGCCTCGCGCAGCGCCTCGCCCAGGTCGACCGCGGTGAACTGCGGCTCGGCCTTGCGGGCCTTGGCGCGCAGCGCCTGGATGATGGTCTTGGCGCGGGTCGCGCTGAGGCTGATGTAGCGCAGCATCTCGCGCGTCTCGTCGATATCGGGCGGCTCGCGGTTCAGCCAGCGCAACGCGGCGCTCGCCGAGGTGTCGACCGCCGCGATCGGCTGCCCGACCTCGTGCACGATCGAGGCCACCAGCTCGCCCATCGCCTTCAGGCGGCTGGCGCGTTCGAGTTCGGCCAGCGCATTGCGCAACTGTTCCTCGGCCCGCGCGCGCTGGCCATATTGCTCGACCAGCTCCTCGTAGAGCCGCGCGTTCTCCAGCGCGAACGCGGCCTGGCTCGCGATCACTTCCAGCACCGCCGCCTTGGCGGCAGTGAACACCTTGGCGGCGAGCTTGTTCTCCAGGTAGAGCACGCCCACCAGGGTGGCATGCCGCATCAGCGGCACGCACAGCACCGAGCGCGGCCGGTAGCGGCGCACGTACTCGTCTTCCTCGAAGGCCGGCGCGTCGCGCATGTCGTCGATCAGCAGGCCGTCCTGCTTGCGCGCCACCGCCTGCACCAGCGACACCGGCAGCACCTCGGCGCTGAACCCCGCCCCCTGCTGCGTGACCGTGATCTCGCCGTCCTGCACGTAGGCCTGCGCCGGCACGCGCCAACCCTCGGCGCGCAGCAGCGCGAGCACGCAATACCCGGCGCCGGAATTCTCCAGCGCGGTGCGCAGCACCGTCTCGACCAGCCGCGACGGCACGATATCGCTGGCCAGCGCGTTCGAGATCCGCAGCACCGCCTGCACGTCGAGCTCGAACAGCCGGCTGGCGGCCGAGGCGCGCGCATCGGACTCGAACACCGCCGGATGATCGGCCTGCAACTGCCGGACCTTGGCCATCGCGCCCCAGCGCTGCCAGGCACCGCGCGCATGACGCAGATAGGCGGCCGCCGGCACTTCCTCGCCGCGCGCGCTGTAGAAGCGCCCCGCCAGCTCGGCGGCCAGCGCCTCGACCTGGGTGAAGCCGTGACGCCGCGCGTGGGCCACCGCGGCGGCATAGGCGGCGCCGGCTTCGGCGGCGCGATCGCGGGTGCGCAGCCATTCCGCGTGCACCAGGTCGCGACGCGCCACGAAGTTCGCCGGGCAGGCATTGGCCCAAAGCGCGAGCTGGTCGATATGCCGTTGCAGGGCCGCGTCCTGGGCGGCATCGCGGCTGCGCAGCGCGATCAGCGCCAGCGCGCCGTAATAGGCCAGGTCGCCGCTCTCGGCGAACGAGCGGCCGAACCACACGCAGGCCTCGGCGCGGCGCCGCGCCTCGAGCGCGTCCCCCGCGTCGCCGAACATCACGCCAAGCTGCAGGCGATAGACCCAGTAGGCCACGTCCACCAGGGTGACCGGCGCGCCCTCCACCGGCACCGGCGGCGGCGGCTCGCGCCGCTCGGCCGGGTCGTCCTGCAGGCGCGCCAGCAGGTTCGATTGCGCGAGCAACTGGTTGATCACCAGCAGGAAGTTCGAATCGCGCGCCAGCACCAGCCCGCGCCGCACCGTCTCGCGGATGTCGTCGAGATACTCGCCGCCGAAGATCATGCCGGTCGCTTCGTTCGGACTGCAGTAGTTCGCGAAGGTGTGGTCGCCCGATTCGAGCGCGACCGTGTAGGCGCGCCGCGCGTAGTCGCGCGCCGAGCGCGCCGGCAGCGTCCAGGGCACCACGAAGCAGCCGAACACCATGTAGACGCGCGCCTGGTAGCGCTTCAGGCCCAGCTCGTCGACCAGGTACAGCGCCAGCCGGCCGAAGTCGAGCGTGTAGGAATAGTCGCCATAGCGCGCGCCGAACACCAGGTTCATGCAGGTATAGGCGTTCGCCGAGGCATCGGACTGGCCGTAGGCGATCGACAGCGTCGCGGTGCGCATCACCATCAGGTCGACCAGGTTCTGGTCGGTGTACATCGCCGGCGGGATCAGGTCGGCGAGGATGTCCATCAGCGCGCGACGCAGCGGGTCGGCGGCCACCGGCAGCGCGCGCAGGCCCTCCATGCCGTGCTCGTCGAGCCAGCCGCGCAGCCGCGCGTATTCGCGATCGACCTCGGCCACCTCGGGCTGCATCGGGATCTCGATGCCGGCGCGGCGCAGGAAGGCCAGGCCGGTGCCCATCGCCAGGTCGTAGCGGCCCAGCGTGGTGTAGAGCGCTGCGCGCAGGCGCGCCAGGTCGGCGCCGAAGATGCCGTCGCCGGCCACCGCCTCGAGCGCCGCGAGCCGCGCCTCGGCCGCCTCCAGCGCGCCCGTCATGAATTCGGCCTCGCCGCACAGCAGGCGCGCATCCAGGCCCATCTGCTCGCCGTCGTCCTCGCCGATGAAGTCGAGCGCGGCGCGGAAATACACCAGCGCCGAGTGATGCGCGGTGGCGGCCTTGGCGCGCCGCCCCGCGTCGAGATTGAGCGCGGCGAAGGCGGCCCGCTCGCGCCGCGCGTCGACCGCCTCGCGCGCCAGGTTGACCTGGGTTGCCATCGCGAACACGTCGGCCTGCGCGCCCGGGTGCCCGAGCAGCCGGCGCGCCACCAGCAGGTGCAGCGCGGCGCGCTCGCCTTCGGGAATCGAGGCATAGGCCGATTCGCGCATGCTGTCGTGGCCGAACGCGTAGTCGTCGCCGTCGCTGAGGATGGTGCCGGCCTCCAGCGCCGGCTGCAGGTCGCGCACCACCTCGAACGGCGTCAGCCCCGCGGCGATCGACAGCCGCTCGATCGAGGCGCGGTCCCCCAGGCAGGCCAGCAGCCGCGACAGCCTCTGCGCGGCCGGCGGCAATTGCTCCAGCTTGTGCACCAGCAGCTCGAACATGTCGTCGATGCCGCGATGGCGGGCGATGTGATCGAGATTCCAGCGCCAGGTGGCGGCGTCGTGGTCGTAGTCGAGCAGGCCGTCGTCGGCCAGCACGCGCAGCAGGTGGCGCGCGAAGAAGGGATTGCGCCCGGACTTGCGGTCGATCTCGGCCACCAGCGGTTCGAGCGCGGCCGCGTCGCCGCTCAGCGCGCTGGCCACCAGGTCGTGCAGCGCCGCCGCGTCGAGCGGGCCCAGCGCGATCGGCAGCGAGGCAATCCGTTGCGAGCGCAACAAGGCCTGCAGCGCATGGGCATCGTCGATCTCGTTGCCGCGGAAGGCGCCGATGACTGTGATCGCAGCATCGGCATGCTGCAGCAGCACGCGTTCGAGCACTTGCAGGCTACCGACATCGGTCCATTGCAGGTCGTCGAGCAGCAGCACCAGCGGCCGGTCCGGCGCGGCGAAGCAGGCCAGCAGCCGCGCCATGCCCTGCAGCACGCGCTCGCGTTCGAGCGCCGGCTGCGCATCGGGCGGCGCGACCGGCTCCGGCTGCGGGCCGAGCACGGTGGCCAGCGTGGGCAGGAAGTCGGACAGCGTGCGGCCGACCGGCGTGGTGGCCTCTCGCACGCGCTGGCGCCAACTGGCGAAGGTCTCGTCGGGACAGGCCAGCACGTACTGCAGCAGCGGCTCCAGCGCCTGGATCAGGATCGCGTAGGGCGTGCCGCGCCGCCCCTCCTCGCTCTTGCCGCGCGCCAGCAGCGGCGCGCCCTCGCGCTGGATGCGCGAGACCACCTCGTGCAGCAGGGTGGACTTGCCGATGCCCGACTGGCCCGAGATCCAGGCGACGCGCGCGCGGCCGCTCTCGGCCACGGTGCGATGCAGGGACAGCAGCGCATGGATCTCCCGCTCGCGGCCGACCACCACCTCGCTGTGGCGCAGCGAGCGCATCGCCGCGCGCGTATCGAGCGCGAACGGATCGATGCGGCCGTCGCGCCGATAGAGTTCCTCGCAGCGACACAGATCGTCGAGCAGGCCCGCCGCGTTCGCGTAGCGCTGCTCGGGCGCCTTCTCCAGCAGCTTCAAGACGATGCGTGACAGTTGCCGCGGAATGCCTGCCGCCACCTCGGGCAGCGGCCGGGGCCGGCGCGTGGCGTGGGCGTGGATGCGCGTGGCGGTGTCGCCGGCCTCGAACGGCGGCACGCCGCTCAGCAGTTCGTAGAGCACGCAGCCGAGCGAATAGAGATCGGCGCGCGCGTCGACGCGCACGTTCATCCGCGCGCCGAGCTCGGGCGCCATGTAGACGAAGCTCTCGTCGTCCCATTCGAGTTCGTCGTCGGCCCAGCGGCCGGCGCCGAGCGGGTTGCCCCGCTGCCCCTGGCCAGCCTGGGTCGCGCCGCCGCGCACCGCGAAGCCGAAGCCGGTCAGGTAGACGCGCCCCTCGCGATCGGCGAGAAAACGCTTGGGACCGAGCGCGCGATGGATCAGGCCGGCGCCGTGCATCTCGCCGACCGCCGCCACCATGCCGCGCGCCAGCGCGAAGAACGCGGGCAGCGCCTCGCCGCCCATGCCGCCGCGCGGCAGGGGTTCGCCGCCGCGATCGGCCAGCACCAACAGCACGCCGTCGCCATAAGGCATCAGCGCCTGCGGCACCGCGCTCCAGGCTTCGTCGAGCACGTCGCGCAAGGCGAACTCGCGCTGCAGCGCGGCCACCGCGGCCGGCGTCGCGCTGCCCCGGCCCGCCACCAGCAAGGGCGGCTCGCCGGGCGCCTGGGCGCGCTCCATGCGTGGCAGGCCGACGCTGAGCTCGATGAAGCTTCGTCTGAAAAGATCAATCATGGGACGAATCGGAACATGACGACTGACGTCGCGGCGATGTCAAGGGCGGTTATTGAAGTCCAGCAGTCCGAACGGATTATAGCGGCGGACCGGCATTATTTCCTCACTTTTATTAACAATTCGCGAGGCAATTAGATTGCACATACAACGAATAAGCTTATGCCCTGCGGAAGCTCGCGCGCGACGGAATGGTCTGGATATTGGCGAGTCGAGCGGCACTTGCCGAGAGTTCGCCACATCAACGAAAACCCTTGCCAGCATTGAGTTTTCATGGCAACGAAGTGAACCGGTTTCAGGCCTTTTTGATTCATATGCGCAATCTTCTCGCTGCATATGAAATATCTTCAGTTCTTTGAAACGCAAATCAGGTGCTCTCCCGTTCAGCGCCTCGAGTGGTTTAGCCCACAGTCCGGTCGAATATTGCTTCGATGAGTTTTTATTGCATCTGCAGCGGATCGGCGCAGCCGGGCTGCGCCCCCGCCGAGCGCGACATGGATGTCGGACGTCGCATCGACGCCGCGGGACGAGCGCCGGCGCTCGCCTTAGCGGCCGTGCAAGCGGCGACGCCAGGCGGCGGGCGTGGCGCCGGTGTTGGCGCGAAAGCGGCTGGTGAAATGGCTGGCGTCGGTATAACCGAGATGCGCCGCGATCCGCGCGACCGGCCAGCGGGTCTGCGCGAGCAGCCGCTGCGCCTCCTTCAGGCGCGCGTTCGAGACATGGCGCATCGGCGTGATGCCGAGCCGGCGGCGGAACTGGCGCACCAGTTGCGAGACGCTGAGATGAGCGACCTCGGCCAGTTCGGCCAGCGAGAATTCCTGCGTGAGATGGGCGTCGATCCAGGCAGTGACCGCAGCCAGCCGCGCATCGACGCGATCGACGGCGGGTGCCGTGCCGCCCTGGTCGGCCAGCAGGGCCAGCAGCGCGAGGCTGCGCCCTTGTGCATGCAGGGCCGCGAACGGCGTGGCGCCGGCGGCTTCGCCGGCCGCGCAGGCCTCGAACATCGATGCCAGCTCGGCCGCGAGGCGCGCATGGCGCAGCGCCGTGAGCGGGCGCAGCGCGCCTTGCAAGTCGTCCAGCCAATCCTGGCGCGGATCGATCAGCACCAGGCCGTAGCTGACGATGCCCTCGCCGATCGTGCTGCCGCGCACCTCGGAGCCCGCCGGCCGGAACGAGACCAGCCCCGGCTCGCTGACGAAGCGCTCGCGCGCGGCGCCGGCCACTTGCCGCTCGCACTCGAAACCGCGGCTCATTTCGGCGTAGATCGCGTGCCGCTCGTGCGCGACGTGGAGCCTGGCCGGCGCGCCCGCCTCGATGCGGCGCCGGACCAGTTCGATGCTGGTGCCGCCCAGTCGCGTGACCGACCTCGACACCAGGTTCGCATCGTATTCCCGCATGCGCGCTCCCTGAACGACCGCCGACGACGGCGCGGCGGTTCGCGCGGATTCTAGCACCGGGGTTCATGCCCCGCCGCCGCGAAAAAAAGCACCGCGCGGGGCGATGCGCATTTCCTGCCAGCATTCGCGCATCGCCTGCCAGCCGTGCGCGGCGCACCCGCCTAGACTGCGCACTTCCCGTTCGCGGCCCCGCCCTTTGCCATGCCCGAGATTTCGCTCGCCGATCGCCCCGCCCGGCTGACCGCCTGCCTTACCCTGGTCGCCTTCCTGCCGATGCTGTCCTCGGACCTGTTCCTGCCCGCGCTGCCGGCCATCGCGAGCGCCCTGGCGGTGCCGGTGGCCGCCACCCAGCGGCTGTTCGACAGTTACTTCGCCGGCCTCGCCCTGTCGCTGCTGGTCTGCGGGCCGCTGTCCGATCGTCATGGGCGCCGCCGGCCGCTGCTCGCCGCCCTGGCCCTGCACGCCGCGACCAGCCTCGCCATGGCCGGCGCGCACGATCTCGCCACGCTGTCGGCCTGCCGCTTCGCGCAGGGCCTGGCCTCAGGGATTCCGGTCGCGCTGTGGCGCAGCATCGCGTTCGACGCGCTGCCGCTCGAAGCGGCGACGCGCGCGATCTCGGTGGTGGTGCCGGTGATGGTGGTGTCGCCCGCGCTGGCGCCGATCGTCGGCGAGTGGATCGCGGCGCTGGCGGGCTGGCGCGCGATCTTCGCGGCGCTGGCCGGCGTCGGCGCGCTTGCCTTCTTGCTGACCTGGGGCTTCGTGCCGGAAACGCATCGCCCCGCGCCCGCTGGCGGAGCGGCACGGCAATGGATGAGTTCGTGGCTCGCGCTGGCGCGTTCGCGGCGCTTCGTGTCGTTCTGCGCGCTGGCCTGCGCGGCCTATGCGGCCTACTTCCTGTACCTGTTCCAGGCGCCGCTGCTGCTGCTCGCGCTCGGCTACACGCCTCGCGCGATCAGTTACGCCTACCTGCCCGTCACCGCGGGCTTCGTGCTGGGAAGCGCCGTCGGCCGGCGGCTCGCGCCGCGCGCCGGCGATCGCGCCATCGTCACCGCCGGCACGGCGCTGTTCGCGGCCGGCGCCGTGCTGCTGGCGGGCTGGGGCGTCGCGGGCCGGCCGCTCGGCGCGGCCGGGCTGCTGCTGGCCGCCGCGCTGCTGGTGGCCGCCAACGGCACCCTGTTGACGATCGGCGTGGCACGCGCCATGGCGCAGTTCCCGACGCTGCGCGGCACCAGTTCGGCCTTGCTCGGTTTCTCCCAGGCGGCGGTCACGGCCCTGATGGTCGGCCGCATGTCGCGGCTCAACGAAGTGCTGCCCCAGGCGCGCAGCCTGTCGATCATGATCGGCGCCTGCCTGCTGCTGGCCATGGCGGCGCTGTGGGTCTATCGCCGCGCGATCACTGATACGTCATCGTGAAGGTCAGCACCGCGTTCGCGCTGCCGGGCGTCACGCTGGCCGAGGTCTGGTAGTAGTTGGCGGTAAGCGGAATCGTGTAGGTGCCGCCCGTCGCGCTGCTGTAGCTCGTCAGCGTGTATTGGCTGTTGTACTTGAGCGCCTTGCCGCTGCTGTCCTTCAGTTGCAGGCCGATGCCGCTGGCGGTCGAGTCGCTCGACAGGGCCAGCACGCCGTTGGTGCTGTCGAGCACCGCGTTGACGGGGATGAACTGGTACTGGATGGAATTCAGGCCGGCCGGGCAGGCATTGACGCCCACCTTGAAGGCCACCGCCGGCGTGGTCGAGCCCACCCCGGTGAAGGCCGACTGCTTGTACGAGCCCATGTCGACCGTCACGTTCGGCGTGGTGCAGGCCGCCACGTTGATGACGGTTTGCGTCAGCGAGAAGGACTTGCGCCCGGTCTGCATGGTGTAGCCGCCGCCCTGCGAGACGGCCGCGGCGGCCTCGAACAGCACGCCGCCATTGACGGTACCGGCCGTGATCGGCCCGGTCTTGACCAGCGCCATCTCGGCCTGGCCGCCATTGGTCAGCGAGTTGCCCGTGCCGCTGCAGGCCTGGCCCACCCACGGGCTGGGGAAGAACGACGAGGGCACGCCGAGGTCGGCGAAGCCGAGCCAGCCGCAGCCGTTCACAAAGACGCGCACGCCGATCGCGATGCCGACGCCGGGCACATTGGTGTTCCAGACCGTATAGCTGCCGTGAGGACTGGTCACGTTCATCCCGGCCTTGGTCAGGGACAAGGGCTCGAAGCCGGTACCCGTCGCCCCGCTTCCATTGACCTGGCAGTTGAAATAATTATTGGTCATCGAGGTGGACACCCAGGTCGTCAACACCGTGCCGACCGCCGCATCGCGCGGCACCGTGATCGAGGACGGCATCGACACCGTGAAGGTCTGCGCCGTGCTTGAGCAACTGGCGGTCGCCCAGGCCGCGTGCGAGGACAGCGCGAGGACCAGCAGGGCCGCGCAGCGCGCCGCGAGCCGCCACGCCGCCGAAGCGCCGTGGCGATGAAGATGGCCCAATCGCCGTATCCAATCCGACATGCTCGCGATACCTCCGTATTCGTCGAAACCCGCTGCGCGCAACCTACTGGTACGTCATGGTAAAGGTCAGCACCGCATTCGCGCTACCGGGCGTCACGCTGGCCGAGGTCTGGTAGTAGTTGGCCGTGAGCGGAATCGTGTAGGAACCGCCCGTCGAGCCGTTGTAGCTCGTCAGCGTGTACTGCGTGTTGTACTTCAAGGCCTTGCCGCTGTTGTCCCTCAATTGCAGGCCGATGCCCGCGGCCGTCGAGTCGCTCGACAGCGCCAGCACGCCATTGGTGGTGTCGAGCACCGCGTTGACCGGGATGAACTGGTACTGGATCGAGTTCAAGCCGGCCGGGCAGGCATTGACGCCCACGTTGAAGGCCACCGCCGGCGTGGTCGACCCCACGCCGGTGAAAGCCGACTGCTTGTACGAGCCCATGGTGACCGTCACGTTCGGCGTGGTGCAGGCCGCCACGTTGATGATGGTCTGGCTCAGAGAGAACGACTTGCGGCCCGAGGTGGCGACGGTATAGGGCCCGTTGATGTCCATGGCGGTGACCGAGGCGCCCTCGAACAGCACACCGCCCGAGACAGTGCCGGCGGTAATGGTACCGGTCTTGACCAGTGCCATTTGCGCTTGGCCGCCGTTGGTGACCGAACCGTTGGCGTTGCAGGCGCTCCCCTTCCATGGCGACGGCAGGAACCCCGAGGGCGTGCCCAGGTCGCCCCAGGCCTGCCAGCCGCAACCGTTCACGTACAAGCGCACGCCGATCGCGATGCCGACTCCCGGCACGTTGGTGTTCCAGACCGTGTACGCCGCGCCATTCGGCCCGGTCACGCTCAAGCCCGCCTTGGTCATGGACAGCGGCTCGAAGGCCATGCCCGACGCGGGGCGCACGGTATTGCCCACCGGCACCACCGTGCAGTTGTAGTAATTGGTCGTGGCCGCCGTGGATACCCACGAGGTGAGTATCGTGCCGTTCGCGGCATCGCGCGGCACCGTGATCGAAGCGGGCATCGAGATCGGAACCGTTTGTGCGCTCCCCGAGCAGGTAGCGCTCTGCGCGAGCGCCGTGCGCGAGCCCAGCCCGAGCATCAACACCGCCATCGCGAACAGCCAGAACAGCAGCCGGCCGATCTTCGCCGGCTTCCCAACCCGCTTCCCTCTCTCTCCCAGGCCCATCGCCCACCCCTCGTTCACTTCGTGCATACCGCCTCCGCGTCGGTCCAGCGTTGCTTGCTCGCCTTGTCCGCGACCGGCAGCTTGTACGACAGCGAGCAGCCATCGGCGGCCGTCTCGCCCCACTTCACGCTCAGCGTGCCCGTATCGCTCTTCAGCCCGCGCAGCACGATGCGGCCTTCCTGCGCCACCGTGCCGACGTTCTGACCGCTCGCGTCGTTCACCTCGGCGCCGAACGGCACCGGCTGGCCGTCGCTCATACGCGCGCGCATGATCACCGAGCGCCCGCCGCCCTCGGTCTCGAACTTCAGGCGCACCACCGCGCCCGCGGTCGGCGCCGTGTGCTGCGCGCTGGTCTTCAGCTCGACGCTCATCGGCAGGCCCTTCGGGTCGATCTCGATCTCGTTGGTCGAGAACGGCGTGAGGCTCGACACGATCGCATGGCCGAACGGATCGATGCGCAGCCCGCTGCCGGTCGTCACGCGCGCCCCGGCGGCATCCTTGGCCTCGACGATCGCCACCGTCTCGCCCATGGTCGGCGTGAAGGCCACGCCGCCGGAATAGGCCACCACGCCGCCCGAGATGCCGGCGCCGTACTGCGTGAAGCCGGTGCCCTTCGAGGCGTTGCCCGTGACGGTCGCGTACGGCGACATGTAGGAGACGTTGCCGCCCACGTTGGTGGTCGAATTCGCGCCGCCGCCGGTGGTGTGGCCCACGTTCACGCCGTAGCTGAGCGCGTTGTCCACGCCCAGCGAGCCCGTCAGCGACTGCTGGACCACGGTCGCGCCGCCGGTATCGCGCTGCAGGCTGGTGGACGAGTACACCACGTGCGAGCCCAGGTTCAGCGGGATCGACAGGTTCAGCATGAAGCGGTTGTCCCAGCGGTTCTGGGTCACGTCGAACTGGCGCGAGGCCGACACGCCGTAGTTGATGCGCTTGAAGTTGTTGTTGTAGCCGGCCTGGTACTGCGTGTCGTTGCCGCCGCGGTTCCAGTAGTTGACCGTCGAGCCCGACAGGTAGAACGAGCCCCAGCCTTCCGGCAGGCTCTGGTTCAGCGTGACCTGGAACTGCCCGCGGCGGATGCCGCCCGAGAGCAGCCCGTTCACGCCGCCCGTCTGCGGATCGCGCAGCTGCATCGCGTCCTGCAGGCCGAGGTAGCCGCTGCTCGAGTAGCGATAGGCGGCCACCGTCACGTTGGTGTTGGTCGGGCTGATCAGCTTGCTGTAGGAGATCCGCACGCTCTGCCCGTGGCGCGAGGCCATGCCCGGCAGCTCGGTGTTGGCCTGCGTGATGTCGAGCGCGAAGGAGCCCAGCTCGGTGTTGAGCGCCGCGCCGATCACGCCGGCCAGGTAGCCGCGCGCGGCCGTCACGCCGCCATAGCCGGTGATCAGATTGGTGAAGCCGTGCTGGATGGTGGCCTGGAACAGCGCCGGCTTGCTCGACAGCAGCGGGTTGCGATACACGCCGGCCGTCACGCTGAAGTGCGTGATGCCGGGGCGCAGCGAGTTCACCGCCGAGGCATACGGCACCTTGAAGGTGTGGATGCTGCCGTCGGCCTCGGTCACCACCACGTCGAGGTCGCCGCCGTAGCCGGTCGGGTAGAGATCGTTGATCTCGAACGGGCCGGTCGCCACGTTGGTGCTGTAGATGATGTTGCCGTTCTGGCGCACCTGCACCAGTGCGTTGCTGTTGGCGATGCCGTGGATGGTCGGCGCATAGCCGCGCTGCGACTCGGGATACATGCGCTCGTCGCTGGCGATCTGCACGCCGCGGAAGCCCACGCTGTCGAACATGGTGCCGTCGGTGAACGCGTCGCCGATCACGAACTGCGACTTCAGGCGCGCGATCGAGCGCTGCAGGCTGGTCTGCACGCTCTGGTAGTGCGTGCCGCCGTGCGAGTC
It contains:
- a CDS encoding AraC family transcriptional regulator, producing MREYDANLVSRSVTRLGGTSIELVRRRIEAGAPARLHVAHERHAIYAEMSRGFECERQVAGAARERFVSEPGLVSFRPAGSEVRGSTIGEGIVSYGLVLIDPRQDWLDDLQGALRPLTALRHARLAAELASMFEACAAGEAAGATPFAALHAQGRSLALLALLADQGGTAPAVDRVDARLAAVTAWIDAHLTQEFSLAELAEVAHLSVSQLVRQFRRRLGITPMRHVSNARLKEAQRLLAQTRWPVARIAAHLGYTDASHFTSRFRANTGATPAAWRRRLHGR
- a CDS encoding response regulator transcription factor, translating into MSYSRPPESDPALRRDARIVYVVDDDELVRGALAGLLRSIDLEVRAYGSIEEFVAAPRHGGPACLVLDVRLKGQSGLAFQRTLMDDGGPHMPIIFMTAYGDIPMTVKAMKAGAMDFLAKPFRDQDMIDAVISALERDAARLATDRQLGEARACWESLTPREREVLRHVADGLMNKQIAASMGIAEITAKIHRGQAMRKMNSRSVAELVRKMEALGIERLAPR
- a CDS encoding trifunctional serine/threonine-protein kinase/ATP-binding protein/sensor histidine kinase codes for the protein MIDLFRRSFIELSVGLPRMERAQAPGEPPLLVAGRGSATPAAVAALQREFALRDVLDEAWSAVPQALMPYGDGVLLVLADRGGEPLPRGGMGGEALPAFFALARGMVAAVGEMHGAGLIHRALGPKRFLADREGRVYLTGFGFAVRGGATQAGQGQRGNPLGAGRWADDELEWDDESFVYMAPELGARMNVRVDARADLYSLGCVLYELLSGVPPFEAGDTATRIHAHATRRPRPLPEVAAGIPRQLSRIVLKLLEKAPEQRYANAAGLLDDLCRCEELYRRDGRIDPFALDTRAAMRSLRHSEVVVGREREIHALLSLHRTVAESGRARVAWISGQSGIGKSTLLHEVVSRIQREGAPLLARGKSEEGRRGTPYAILIQALEPLLQYVLACPDETFASWRQRVREATTPVGRTLSDFLPTLATVLGPQPEPVAPPDAQPALERERVLQGMARLLACFAAPDRPLVLLLDDLQWTDVGSLQVLERVLLQHADAAITVIGAFRGNEIDDAHALQALLRSQRIASLPIALGPLDAAALHDLVASALSGDAAALEPLVAEIDRKSGRNPFFARHLLRVLADDGLLDYDHDAATWRWNLDHIARHRGIDDMFELLVHKLEQLPPAAQRLSRLLACLGDRASIERLSIAAGLTPFEVVRDLQPALEAGTILSDGDDYAFGHDSMRESAYASIPEGERAALHLLVARRLLGHPGAQADVFAMATQVNLAREAVDARRERAAFAALNLDAGRRAKAATAHHSALVYFRAALDFIGEDDGEQMGLDARLLCGEAEFMTGALEAAEARLAALEAVAGDGIFGADLARLRAALYTTLGRYDLAMGTGLAFLRRAGIEIPMQPEVAEVDREYARLRGWLDEHGMEGLRALPVAADPLRRALMDILADLIPPAMYTDQNLVDLMVMRTATLSIAYGQSDASANAYTCMNLVFGARYGDYSYTLDFGRLALYLVDELGLKRYQARVYMVFGCFVVPWTLPARSARDYARRAYTVALESGDHTFANYCSPNEATGMIFGGEYLDDIRETVRRGLVLARDSNFLLVINQLLAQSNLLARLQDDPAERREPPPPVPVEGAPVTLVDVAYWVYRLQLGVMFGDAGDALEARRRAEACVWFGRSFAESGDLAYYGALALIALRSRDAAQDAALQRHIDQLALWANACPANFVARRDLVHAEWLRTRDRAAEAGAAYAAAVAHARRHGFTQVEALAAELAGRFYSARGEEVPAAAYLRHARGAWQRWGAMAKVRQLQADHPAVFESDARASAASRLFELDVQAVLRISNALASDIVPSRLVETVLRTALENSGAGYCVLALLRAEGWRVPAQAYVQDGEITVTQQGAGFSAEVLPVSLVQAVARKQDGLLIDDMRDAPAFEEDEYVRRYRPRSVLCVPLMRHATLVGVLYLENKLAAKVFTAAKAAVLEVIASQAAFALENARLYEELVEQYGQRARAEEQLRNALAELERASRLKAMGELVASIVHEVGQPIAAVDTSASAALRWLNREPPDIDETREMLRYISLSATRAKTIIQALRAKARKAEPQFTAVDLGEALREAATLVAGQLDALEVALELRGLEAGVQVQGDRIQLQQVVINLLTNGAEAMAGQAAGDRRLVLSCDEEPGGWARVSVDDHGCGIDPGIAGRLLEPLFTTKDNGMGMGLAISHSIVEAHGGSLTLTRRAEAGTRASFALPLLAP
- a CDS encoding Bcr/CflA family efflux MFS transporter — its product is MPEISLADRPARLTACLTLVAFLPMLSSDLFLPALPAIASALAVPVAATQRLFDSYFAGLALSLLVCGPLSDRHGRRRPLLAALALHAATSLAMAGAHDLATLSACRFAQGLASGIPVALWRSIAFDALPLEAATRAISVVVPVMVVSPALAPIVGEWIAALAGWRAIFAALAGVGALAFLLTWGFVPETHRPAPAGGAARQWMSSWLALARSRRFVSFCALACAAYAAYFLYLFQAPLLLLALGYTPRAISYAYLPVTAGFVLGSAVGRRLAPRAGDRAIVTAGTALFAAGAVLLAGWGVAGRPLGAAGLLLAAALLVAANGTLLTIGVARAMAQFPTLRGTSSALLGFSQAAVTALMVGRMSRLNEVLPQARSLSIMIGACLLLAMAALWVYRRAITDTSS
- a CDS encoding fimbrial protein, which gives rise to MGHLHRHGASAAWRLAARCAALLVLALSSHAAWATASCSSTAQTFTVSMPSSITVPRDAAVGTVLTTWVSTSMTNNYFNCQVNGSGATGTGFEPLSLTKAGMNVTSPHGSYTVWNTNVPGVGIAIGVRVFVNGCGWLGFADLGVPSSFFPSPWVGQACSGTGNSLTNGGQAEMALVKTGPITAGTVNGGVLFEAAAAVSQGGGYTMQTGRKSFSLTQTVINVAACTTPNVTVDMGSYKQSAFTGVGSTTPAVAFKVGVNACPAGLNSIQYQFIPVNAVLDSTNGVLALSSDSTASGIGLQLKDSSGKALKYNSQYTLTSYSSATGGTYTIPLTANYYQTSASVTPGSANAVLTFTMTYQ